AAATTGTTCTCAATCTGCACCCCGCGGTCCAGGCGTCCTTAGCCGTGGGGAAGCCTAATCTCCTCAGAGGGGAGGTGGTCAAGGCCCTGATCGTAAAACATCCGGATATGGACGTGGATGGTAAAGAACTGGTCCGGCATTGCCGGCAGTATCTGACTTCCTACAAGGTGCCGCGGGATATTGAATTCGTGGAAAGTCTCGCTTAATGAACAATAACTTATAAATGACAGGCAATCTGTCGGAAAGGGATGGGAAAATATGAAAGATGTGGTCATAGTAAGCGGCGCCAGGACGGCGGTCGGTAATTTCGGTGGAGCCCTGAAGGGCGTGAGGGTAGTGGACATGGGCGCCCTGGTTATCAAAGAGGCGATTAAGAGGGCGGGATTGCGCCCGGCGGTCAATGATTTTATCAAATCCTGCCGCCCCAAAGGTCTGGGCGAGTTTGACATGACTGAAATCAACCGGAAGTTTTACGATTACGACGCCTCGCTGACGCCGACTTATTTTGACGAGTGCCTTATGGGCAACGTCATCTCGGCCGGGTTAGGCCAGAATCCCGGCCGACAGGCATGCCTCTACGCCGGGTTACCCGAGGAAACCAACGCCATCACCATCAATAAGGTGTGCGCCTCCGGTATGAAGGCCATCACGCTGGCCGCGCAGATTATCAAGGCCGGCGATGCCGATATCATCGTCGCGGGAGGCATGGAAAATATGTCGAACGCCCCCTATGCCCTGCCCGAGGCGCGCTGGGGATACCGCATGAATATGCCCTTTGGTCAGATCGTGGATCTGATGGTGAACGATGGCCTCTTTGAAATATTCAATAACTACCACATGGGCTTTACGGCCGAGAATATCGCCGCGAAGTACGGCATCACGCGCAAGGAGCAGGATGAAATATCGCTTTTGAGCCATCAGCGGGCCCGGGCCGCCATCAAAAACGGAACGGTCGCCGACGAAATCGTACCGTTCGTCATCCCCCAGAAAAAAGGCGACCCCACGGTCTTTGCCGTGGATGAGCGGCCAATGGACACGAGCATGGAGAAGATGGGAAAAATTCCCCCGGCCTTTAAAAAGGACGGTGGCACGGTAACGGCGGGCAACGCCTCCGGCATCAACGACGGCGCGGCCGCAGTAGTAGTCATGAGCGCCGACCGGGCTAAAGAATTGGGCCTGAAACCCTTGGCCAAAATCAAAGGTTATGCCTCCGGCGGCGTGGACCCCGCCTATATGGGGCTGGGGCCTATTCCGGCCACGCGCAAAGTGCTTGGCAAGCTGGGCCTGAGCGTAAAGGATATGGATATTGTGGAATTGAACGAAGCCTTCGCCTGTCAGGCGATTGCCTGTATCCGGGAGCTGGAAATAGACATTGATAAATGCAACTTGAACGGCAGCGGCATCTCCATCGGCCACCCCGTGGGCGCCTCGGGCGCGAGGATTACCTACAGCCTGGCCATGCAACTGCAGAAGCAGAATAAAAATCTTGGTCTGGCTACCCTCTGCATCGGCGGCGGGCAAGGCATGGCCATAGTACTGGAGAGGATGTAACTAAAAAGTTCCCTCCCCCTTGCTTAAAGCACCCACTTTTGGCGACGGGGGAGGGTTAGGGTGGGGGTGTAAAGCCATATAATCCCAATTTGTTATCCCCCCCCTCCCCTTAATCCCCTCCCGCCAGGGGAGGGGAACATTAATTTTCCAAGGATTCGATAATTTTTCATCTGAAAGGAGAACAAATGTCATACGATAATTTACTATTGACCGTAGAAGAGAGTATCGCCACCATCACCTTCAACAGACCCAAGGCCATGAATGCCATGAATTCGGATACCATGCTGGAACTGCGGGACGCTGTTACGGCCTGCAAAAATGATGCT
The sequence above is drawn from the Deltaproteobacteria bacterium genome and encodes:
- a CDS encoding acetyl-CoA C-acetyltransferase — protein: MKDVVIVSGARTAVGNFGGALKGVRVVDMGALVIKEAIKRAGLRPAVNDFIKSCRPKGLGEFDMTEINRKFYDYDASLTPTYFDECLMGNVISAGLGQNPGRQACLYAGLPEETNAITINKVCASGMKAITLAAQIIKAGDADIIVAGGMENMSNAPYALPEARWGYRMNMPFGQIVDLMVNDGLFEIFNNYHMGFTAENIAAKYGITRKEQDEISLLSHQRARAAIKNGTVADEIVPFVIPQKKGDPTVFAVDERPMDTSMEKMGKIPPAFKKDGGTVTAGNASGINDGAAAVVVMSADRAKELGLKPLAKIKGYASGGVDPAYMGLGPIPATRKVLGKLGLSVKDMDIVELNEAFACQAIACIRELEIDIDKCNLNGSGISIGHPVGASGARITYSLAMQLQKQNKNLGLATLCIGGGQGMAIVLERM